A single window of Salmo trutta unplaced genomic scaffold, fSalTru1.1, whole genome shotgun sequence DNA harbors:
- the LOC115186541 gene encoding zinc finger protein 180-like, with product CGKDCKSSSELKIHQRVHTGEKPYCCSDCGKLFSRSNSLKVHLRIHTGEKSHCCADCGKRCKDSSELKIHQRVHTGEKPHHCSDCGKSFSTSQTLKLHQRTHTGEKPFSCDQCGKSFTQSSCLKSHHKIHTGEKPYSCAQCGNCFVTSSNLISHQRTHTGEKSYSCDQCGKSFGTSQNLMIHQRTHTGEKPYSCDQCGKSFTSSSHLTVHQRRHTGEKPYSCDQCGKSFVSSGPLAKHQRTHTGEKPYSCDQCGKSFVSSGPLAKHQRTHTG from the coding sequence tgtgggaaagattgcaaatcttcatcagaacttaaaatacaccagcgagtacacactggagagaaaccttactgctgctctgactgcggGAAACTTTTCTCAAGGTCAAattcactaaaagtacacctgagaattcacactggagagaaatctcactgctgcgcTGACTGTGGAAAACGTTGCAAAgattcatcagaacttaaaatacaccagcgagtacacacaggagagaagcctcaccACTGTTCAGATTGTGGTAAAAGCTTTTCAACATCACAGACTTTGAagctgcaccagagaacacacacaggagagaaaccttttagctgtgatcaatgtgggaagagttttactcagtcaagctgcctgaaatcacaccacaaaatacacactggagagaaaccgtatagctgtgcTCAGTGTGGGAATTGTTTTGTTACATCtagcaacctgatatcacaccaaagaacacacacaggagagaaatcatatagctgtgatcaatgtgggaagagttttggtacatCTCAAAATTTGatgatacaccagagaacacacacgggagagaagccttatagctgtgatcaatgtgggaagagttttacttcatctagccatctgactgtacaccagagaagacacacaggagagaaaccttatagctgtgatcaatgtgggaagagttttgtttcatctGGCCCTCTcgctaaacaccagagaacacacacaggagagaaaccttatagctgtgatcaatgtgggaagagttttgtttcatctGGCCCTCTcgctaaacaccagagaacacacacagga